A single genomic interval of Bacillus smithii harbors:
- a CDS encoding metal-dependent hydrolase, which produces MEGKTHIVGGLAAGSLYLNLGGAVGHEALFFGSLALGALIPDIDHTGSLIGRKVPLIDNIISTVFGHRSFTHSLLFLVLAFFLFQQTSWPKDIELGILMGMFSHMVLDMLTKQGVKFLWPLKIEIGIPFGIRTGGAIEQGFFTVLVIYLCYVGFHFYL; this is translated from the coding sequence ATGGAAGGTAAAACACATATTGTTGGGGGCTTAGCAGCAGGCTCTCTATATTTAAACTTGGGAGGAGCCGTTGGCCATGAAGCGCTTTTTTTTGGTAGTTTAGCCCTTGGTGCTTTAATACCGGATATTGATCACACCGGTTCATTAATTGGCCGAAAGGTGCCGTTGATTGACAACATCATCAGCACGGTATTCGGTCATCGCTCCTTTACTCATAGTCTTTTGTTTTTAGTTTTAGCATTCTTCTTATTCCAACAAACTTCCTGGCCTAAAGATATTGAATTGGGTATCTTGATGGGAATGTTCAGTCATATGGTCTTGGATATGCTCACAAAACAAGGAGTTAAGTTTTTATGGCCTTTAAAAATCGAAATTGGTATACCTTTTGGCATTCGTACCGGCGGTGCAATTGAACAAGGATTTTTCACTGTTTTAGTCATATATCTTTGTTATGTTGGTTTTCATTTTTATTTATAA
- a CDS encoding dihydrolipoamide acetyltransferase family protein, translated as MAVEVVMPKLGMSMKEGTVSVWNKQAGDPVKKGELIASINSEKIEMELESPADGTILDIVVPEGEGVPPGTVICYIGDANESISKIERNIETAQTEVAATATATKVKESQPSVQTAAKEKIKISPVARKMAEAANLDIRTIQGTGPGGRITKEDVQKAIANSSSVESPSTKEQESAETITHNIEPTKKVPVAGMRKIIAERMQGSLQNSAQLTLNMKVDVTDLIALQKQLTGTAQTHYETKLTVTDFVARAVVLSLQQHKEMNSAYINDQIHLFDSIHLGMAVALDKGLVVPVIRNAENQSLIQLAQNIKSLAKRARQGQLSHEEMKGSTFTISNLGAYGIEHFTPILNPPEAGILGVGATYDTPVYIGDKLERRTILPLSLTFDHRVLDGAPAAAFLRTLKQYLEEPFTVLL; from the coding sequence ATGGCCGTAGAAGTGGTTATGCCGAAATTAGGAATGTCCATGAAAGAAGGGACCGTTTCCGTTTGGAACAAGCAAGCAGGCGATCCCGTCAAAAAGGGAGAGCTGATTGCCAGCATCAATTCAGAGAAAATCGAAATGGAACTCGAGTCTCCCGCAGATGGCACCATTTTAGATATTGTCGTACCGGAAGGAGAAGGAGTTCCTCCCGGAACCGTGATCTGCTATATCGGCGATGCGAATGAAAGCATCTCCAAAATCGAAAGAAACATAGAAACAGCACAGACAGAAGTCGCTGCCACGGCAACGGCAACAAAAGTAAAAGAATCACAGCCTTCCGTTCAAACAGCAGCAAAAGAGAAAATCAAAATTTCTCCTGTCGCCAGAAAAATGGCGGAAGCTGCCAACTTAGATATTCGGACCATTCAAGGGACCGGACCAGGGGGAAGGATTACGAAAGAGGATGTTCAAAAAGCGATTGCCAACTCTTCTTCCGTGGAATCTCCGTCTACAAAGGAGCAAGAATCGGCTGAAACCATTACTCATAACATCGAGCCGACTAAGAAAGTTCCGGTTGCCGGCATGCGAAAAATCATCGCAGAGCGGATGCAAGGCAGCTTGCAAAACAGCGCCCAATTAACGTTAAACATGAAAGTGGATGTCACCGATTTGATCGCTTTGCAAAAACAATTAACTGGAACGGCACAAACCCATTATGAAACAAAGCTTACCGTGACGGACTTTGTGGCCCGTGCAGTTGTTCTTTCTCTTCAACAGCATAAAGAGATGAACAGCGCTTATATCAACGATCAAATTCATCTATTTGATTCGATTCATCTTGGAATGGCCGTTGCTTTGGATAAAGGATTGGTTGTCCCTGTGATTCGCAATGCAGAAAACCAATCGTTGATTCAATTAGCCCAAAATATCAAATCGCTGGCCAAGCGAGCACGCCAAGGACAGCTGAGCCATGAAGAGATGAAAGGATCCACGTTTACCATAAGCAATTTGGGTGCTTACGGAATTGAACATTTCACTCCGATTTTAAACCCGCCTGAAGCAGGAATTCTTGGGGTAGGAGCGACTTATGACACACCTGTCTATATAGGAGATAAACTGGAGAGAAGAACGATCTTGCCGCTTAGCCTTACATTCGATCATCGTGTGTTGGACGGAGCACCGGCCGCGGCCTTTCTCCGGACACTGAAACAATATTTAGAAGAGCCATTTACCGTGCTTTTATAG
- a CDS encoding alpha-ketoacid dehydrogenase subunit beta: MVRKISMSSAINEALKLAMRKDENVILLGEDVAGGAAVDHLQDDEAWGGVLGVTKGLVQEFGRERILDTPISEAGYVGAAMAAAATGLRPIAELMFNDFIGSCLDQVLNQGAKFRYMFGGKAKVPVTIRTTHGAGFRAAAQHSQSLYALFTSIPGIKVVVPSTPYDAKGLLLASIEDDDPVIYFEDKTLYNTTGDVPEGYYTIPLGKADIKRTGSDLTIVAIGKQVHTALSAAEELAKKGLEVEVVDPRSLSPLDEDTILSSVAKTNRLVIIDEANPRCNVATDIAALIADKGFDTLDAPIKRITAPHTPVPFSPPLEDLYLPTPEKVIEVVSELIGDPSLLNV; this comes from the coding sequence ATGGTGAGAAAGATCAGTATGTCGAGTGCGATTAATGAAGCATTGAAGCTAGCGATGCGAAAAGATGAAAATGTCATTCTGTTAGGAGAAGATGTGGCTGGCGGTGCGGCTGTTGACCACTTGCAAGATGATGAAGCATGGGGCGGTGTATTAGGGGTAACGAAAGGATTAGTTCAAGAATTTGGCCGGGAGCGGATTTTGGATACTCCGATATCCGAAGCGGGATATGTAGGGGCGGCCATGGCCGCAGCGGCTACAGGATTAAGACCGATTGCCGAATTAATGTTTAATGACTTTATCGGAAGTTGTTTGGATCAAGTGCTGAATCAAGGGGCCAAATTCCGATATATGTTCGGAGGAAAGGCGAAGGTGCCGGTTACGATTCGAACAACTCACGGAGCAGGCTTTCGGGCGGCGGCTCAACATTCTCAAAGCTTATATGCCCTATTCACCAGCATTCCCGGCATTAAAGTCGTGGTTCCGTCCACGCCATATGATGCGAAAGGATTGCTGCTTGCTTCTATTGAAGACGATGATCCGGTGATCTATTTTGAGGACAAGACATTGTATAACACGACTGGGGATGTTCCGGAAGGGTATTACACCATTCCATTAGGAAAGGCAGACATTAAACGGACAGGATCCGACCTCACGATTGTCGCGATTGGAAAACAAGTTCATACAGCGTTATCGGCAGCGGAAGAATTGGCGAAAAAAGGATTGGAAGTGGAAGTGGTCGATCCGCGAAGCTTATCTCCGCTGGATGAAGACACGATTCTTTCTTCCGTGGCGAAAACCAATCGTCTTGTGATCATTGATGAAGCGAATCCAAGATGCAATGTGGCCACCGATATCGCTGCATTAATTGCCGATAAAGGGTTCGATACGTTGGATGCACCGATTAAACGGATTACGGCACCGCATACACCTGTGCCATTCTCTCCTCCACTGGAAGACCTTTATCTTCCGACACCGGAAAAAGTAATAGAAGTGGTATCAGAATTAATAGGGGATCCGTCGCTTCTAAACGTGTAA
- the rnr gene encoding ribonuclease R translates to MDPTIQEHVDRLLTYMKEDAYKPLTVQELEKAFEIEDSSEFKDFVKALVYMEEQGLVVRTRSNRYGVPEKMNLIRGKLSGHPKGFAFLIPEEPGMDDIFIPPGDTNGAVNGDKVLVRVSNQKSGTRREGAVVRILERGVKDLVGTYSDSKYFGFVIPDDRKFSSDIFIPKTANMGAVDGHKVVVRITSYPEGRKSAEGEIIQIIGHKNDPGVDILSVIHQFGLPEGFPDEVLAQANETPDTIDESEIRNRRDLRNELIVTIDGPDAKDLDDAVTVTKLDNGHYKLGVHIADVSYYVKEGSPIDREAFERGTSVYLVDRVIPMIPHRLSNGICSLNPKVDRLTLSCEMEINEQGEVVSHEIFESVIRTTERMTYEDVNAILVDKDEELRKRYEPLVPMFERMAELAEILRNKRMKRGAIDFDFKESKVIVDENGKPVDVVLRERSVAERLIEEFMLAANETVAEHFHWLDVPFIYRIHEDPKEDKLQRFFEFITNFGLVVKGTANSVHPRALQEIIEAVQGKPEEMVVSTVMLRSMQQAKYYPESLGHFGLSTDFYTHFTSPIRRYPDLIVHRLIRTYLIEGKMDEATRAKWGARLPEIAEHSSERERRAVDAERATDEIKKAEFMEDKIGQEFDGIISSVTNFGIFVELPNTIEGLVHVSYMTDDYYHYDERHYAMIGERTGNVYRIGDEITVRVINVNKEEHSVDFEIVGMKNVKKRKMTEAPKVVKVRSKKGKQKGPQLNSEEEWSTRPPKKKKKKFYENVAKPKSKRRKRK, encoded by the coding sequence ATGGATCCAACCATTCAAGAGCATGTGGACAGGCTGTTGACCTATATGAAAGAAGACGCCTACAAGCCGCTCACTGTCCAAGAACTTGAAAAAGCATTTGAAATTGAGGATTCATCAGAGTTTAAAGATTTTGTCAAAGCGCTTGTCTACATGGAAGAGCAAGGGCTTGTCGTTCGAACAAGAAGCAACCGCTATGGAGTTCCGGAAAAAATGAATTTAATCCGTGGAAAGCTGTCCGGTCATCCGAAGGGATTCGCCTTTTTGATCCCGGAAGAACCGGGAATGGATGATATTTTTATCCCTCCCGGCGACACAAACGGAGCGGTGAACGGAGACAAAGTGCTTGTCCGTGTTTCCAATCAAAAATCAGGAACGCGCAGAGAAGGAGCCGTTGTCCGAATTTTGGAGAGAGGCGTCAAGGATCTGGTCGGTACGTACTCGGACAGCAAATATTTTGGGTTTGTAATTCCGGATGACCGCAAGTTTTCCAGTGATATTTTTATTCCGAAAACAGCCAATATGGGGGCAGTGGACGGTCATAAAGTGGTGGTCCGGATCACTTCTTATCCGGAAGGAAGAAAAAGCGCCGAAGGAGAAATTATTCAGATTATCGGCCATAAAAACGATCCGGGAGTGGATATTTTATCGGTTATTCATCAGTTTGGACTTCCGGAAGGCTTTCCGGATGAAGTATTGGCTCAGGCCAATGAAACGCCCGACACCATTGACGAATCGGAAATTCGAAACAGAAGGGACCTGCGGAACGAACTGATCGTGACGATTGATGGACCGGATGCCAAAGACTTGGATGATGCCGTCACTGTCACAAAATTGGACAATGGACACTACAAATTAGGCGTTCATATAGCGGATGTCAGCTACTACGTGAAAGAAGGCTCTCCTATTGACCGGGAAGCGTTTGAGCGGGGGACAAGCGTGTATTTGGTTGACCGAGTGATTCCGATGATCCCGCACCGGCTGTCCAACGGAATCTGTTCTTTAAATCCGAAAGTGGACCGCCTTACTCTCTCATGTGAAATGGAAATCAATGAACAAGGAGAAGTGGTCAGCCACGAAATTTTCGAAAGCGTCATCCGCACAACGGAACGAATGACTTATGAGGATGTCAATGCCATTCTCGTTGACAAAGATGAAGAATTGCGGAAACGGTATGAACCTCTTGTTCCTATGTTTGAACGAATGGCCGAATTGGCCGAAATTCTCCGTAATAAACGAATGAAGCGAGGAGCCATTGACTTTGATTTTAAAGAGTCGAAAGTGATTGTCGATGAAAACGGCAAACCGGTAGATGTCGTGCTGCGCGAACGTTCCGTGGCGGAGCGGCTGATCGAAGAATTTATGTTGGCAGCCAATGAAACAGTGGCGGAACATTTTCATTGGCTTGATGTTCCGTTTATTTACCGGATTCATGAAGATCCGAAAGAAGACAAACTGCAGCGATTCTTCGAATTTATTACGAATTTCGGTCTGGTCGTCAAAGGAACGGCCAATTCCGTTCATCCGCGGGCGTTGCAGGAAATCATTGAAGCCGTGCAAGGAAAGCCGGAAGAAATGGTCGTATCGACTGTGATGCTTCGCTCCATGCAGCAGGCAAAATATTATCCGGAAAGTCTGGGACACTTTGGTTTGTCTACCGATTTTTACACCCATTTTACTTCTCCGATACGTCGGTATCCGGATTTAATTGTTCACCGGCTTATCCGCACTTATTTAATCGAAGGGAAAATGGACGAAGCGACACGTGCAAAATGGGGAGCGCGGCTTCCGGAAATCGCTGAGCATTCTTCCGAGAGAGAAAGACGGGCAGTAGATGCCGAAAGAGCGACTGACGAAATTAAAAAAGCGGAATTTATGGAAGATAAAATCGGCCAAGAATTTGACGGCATTATTAGTTCCGTTACGAACTTTGGCATATTTGTTGAACTGCCGAATACCATTGAAGGTCTTGTCCATGTTTCGTATATGACCGATGATTATTATCACTACGATGAACGCCATTATGCGATGATCGGCGAGCGGACTGGAAATGTGTATCGGATCGGCGATGAAATCACGGTCCGCGTCATCAATGTCAATAAAGAGGAACATTCGGTCGATTTTGAAATCGTCGGCATGAAAAACGTTAAGAAGAGAAAAATGACGGAAGCGCCGAAAGTGGTGAAAGTGCGTTCCAAAAAAGGAAAACAAAAAGGTCCTCAGCTGAATTCGGAGGAAGAATGGTCAACGCGGCCGCCCAAAAAAAAGAAAAAGAAATTTTACGAGAATGTCGCAAAGCCAAAAAGCAAAAGGCGTAAACGAAAATAA
- a CDS encoding TetR/AcrR family transcriptional regulator encodes MPKIVDHDKQRKKIAEATWRIITREGIEKATVRNIAKEAGISVGSLRHYFSTQSELLAFSMRLVSERVKKRIEGIDFSCPPLEGIKRLIHEVLPLEEETKKEMEVWFTFTQKALWEPELQPLSNQVYHEFRSAIKLIIETLLKLELARPNLNVDLEVERLYALIDGLAIHIIMQPNHLTPEMVESIVDHHLRSLCR; translated from the coding sequence ATGCCAAAAATAGTTGATCATGATAAACAAAGGAAAAAAATTGCGGAAGCGACATGGAGAATCATTACGAGGGAGGGAATTGAAAAAGCAACCGTCCGCAATATTGCGAAAGAGGCTGGAATTTCTGTTGGTTCCTTACGCCATTATTTTTCTACCCAGTCAGAACTGTTGGCTTTTTCGATGAGGCTCGTTTCCGAGCGAGTGAAAAAACGAATTGAAGGAATCGATTTTTCTTGTCCCCCTCTTGAAGGGATAAAACGTCTAATACATGAGGTTTTGCCACTGGAAGAAGAAACAAAAAAAGAAATGGAGGTGTGGTTTACTTTTACCCAAAAGGCATTATGGGAGCCTGAACTTCAGCCATTAAGCAATCAAGTATACCACGAGTTTCGTTCCGCAATTAAACTAATCATTGAAACGTTGTTAAAACTTGAACTTGCACGGCCAAACTTAAATGTAGATTTAGAAGTGGAGCGTCTTTATGCGCTTATTGACGGTTTAGCGATACACATCATTATGCAACCAAATCATTTAACCCCAGAAATGGTTGAATCGATTGTGGATCACCACTTGAGATCTCTTTGTAGATGA
- a CDS encoding LysR family transcriptional regulator, translating to MELLQLKYFQTVARLEHMSKAAEELNIAQPSLSKTIARLEEDLGVPLFDRQNRQIKLNRYGKIFLGRVERAFMELKEGKREILELAERNQHKISLAVSIPRVLPDLLGSFLKKYPQVHFQQFVHSTSSMKRHLKNGEIDFCISSVPIEDPEIIWQPLFTEEIFLIVPPGHRLEGRETIYLDEVKDESFISMHTGYEIRNLTDEFCRKAGFMPHIAFEGDEPGVIGDLVKQGLGVAFIPAIYWIHQKKPTLNRLRILEPTCQRTIGLGWSKRRYFSETARQFHQFIFEYFSNISSQLKEMT from the coding sequence ATGGAATTGCTGCAACTGAAGTATTTTCAAACCGTTGCACGTCTCGAACACATGTCGAAAGCGGCAGAGGAACTGAACATTGCCCAACCTTCCCTTAGCAAGACGATTGCCAGATTGGAAGAAGATCTTGGCGTTCCGCTGTTCGATCGTCAAAATCGTCAAATTAAACTAAATCGATATGGAAAAATATTTTTGGGACGGGTTGAAAGAGCCTTTATGGAATTAAAGGAAGGGAAAAGAGAAATTTTAGAGTTGGCAGAGCGAAATCAACATAAGATCAGCTTGGCTGTATCCATTCCAAGAGTCCTTCCTGATTTATTAGGTTCTTTTTTAAAAAAATATCCTCAAGTCCATTTTCAACAATTTGTCCATTCGACATCGTCCATGAAACGTCATCTGAAAAACGGGGAAATCGATTTTTGTATTTCTTCGGTTCCCATTGAAGACCCTGAAATCATTTGGCAGCCCCTTTTCACGGAAGAAATTTTTTTGATTGTCCCGCCTGGACATCGGCTGGAAGGACGAGAAACGATTTATCTTGATGAAGTCAAGGACGAATCTTTTATCAGTATGCATACGGGATATGAAATCCGTAACTTAACCGATGAATTTTGCAGAAAAGCAGGTTTTATGCCACATATTGCTTTTGAAGGGGACGAGCCGGGAGTCATAGGGGATTTAGTGAAACAAGGATTGGGGGTTGCTTTTATTCCGGCCATCTATTGGATTCATCAAAAGAAACCTACTTTGAATCGATTACGAATCTTAGAACCAACATGCCAACGAACGATTGGTTTAGGCTGGTCTAAAAGACGATACTTTTCAGAAACAGCTCGTCAGTTTCATCAATTTATCTTCGAGTATTTCTCGAACATTTCTTCACAACTGAAAGAGATGACGTAG
- the smpB gene encoding SsrA-binding protein SmpB, producing MPKGEGKVVAQNKKARHDYFIEETYEAGIVLQGTEIKSIRAGRVNLKDSFARVQKGEVFLHNMHISPYEHGNRYNHDPLRTRKLLLHKKEILKLIGKTKEQGYSLVPLKLYIKNGYAKILLGLAKGKKKWDKREDLKKKEAKREIERAFKARQQF from the coding sequence ATGCCAAAAGGGGAAGGAAAAGTTGTCGCACAAAATAAGAAAGCTAGGCACGATTACTTTATTGAAGAGACGTATGAAGCGGGCATCGTGCTGCAAGGAACGGAAATTAAATCGATCCGCGCTGGCCGTGTCAATTTAAAAGATTCATTTGCCCGCGTCCAAAAGGGCGAGGTTTTTCTTCACAATATGCATATCAGCCCATATGAACATGGAAACCGTTATAATCATGACCCGCTTCGTACTCGAAAGCTTTTGCTGCATAAAAAAGAAATTTTGAAATTAATCGGAAAAACAAAAGAACAAGGCTATTCGCTTGTTCCGTTAAAATTATATATAAAAAACGGCTATGCCAAAATTCTTCTCGGTCTGGCCAAAGGGAAGAAAAAATGGGATAAACGCGAAGACTTGAAAAAGAAAGAAGCAAAACGAGAAATTGAGCGTGCGTTTAAAGCTCGTCAGCAGTTTTAA
- a CDS encoding thiamine pyrophosphate-dependent dehydrogenase E1 component subunit alpha, producing MNVIQGKGVALTREKAKWMYQKMLEIRVFEDKVHEIFAQGKLPGFVHLYAGEEAIAVGVCAHLSDKDTITSTHRGHGHCIAKGCDLDGMMAELFGKITGLCKGKGGSMHIADLDKGMLGANGIVGGGYPLACGAALTAKYKKTEDVSVCFFGDGANNQGTFHEGLNLASIWKLPVVFVAENNGYGEATPFEYASSCKQIVDRAIGYNMPAVRVDGKDVLAVYQAAEEAIQRARNGEGPTLIECVTYRNYGHFEGDAQKYKTEEEKREHLQERDAIVLFRKHLLSQQLLSEKELVEMEESVEQAIEKAVEFAEKSPYPEASELLKDVYVSY from the coding sequence ATGAATGTGATTCAAGGCAAAGGAGTTGCTTTAACTCGGGAAAAAGCCAAATGGATGTATCAAAAAATGCTGGAAATTCGTGTATTTGAAGATAAGGTTCATGAAATCTTTGCACAAGGGAAATTACCTGGCTTTGTTCATTTGTATGCAGGCGAAGAAGCGATAGCGGTTGGGGTGTGTGCGCACTTAAGTGATAAAGATACGATTACAAGTACGCATCGCGGGCACGGCCACTGTATTGCCAAAGGCTGCGACTTGGATGGAATGATGGCGGAGCTTTTTGGAAAGATCACTGGGTTGTGCAAAGGGAAAGGCGGTTCCATGCACATTGCCGACTTAGATAAAGGAATGCTGGGGGCGAATGGAATTGTAGGGGGAGGTTATCCTCTTGCTTGCGGGGCTGCGTTGACAGCGAAGTATAAAAAGACGGAAGATGTAAGCGTTTGCTTCTTTGGCGACGGGGCCAATAATCAAGGAACTTTTCACGAAGGACTTAATTTAGCGTCTATTTGGAAGCTGCCGGTTGTTTTTGTAGCGGAAAATAACGGGTATGGAGAAGCGACGCCATTTGAATATGCATCAAGCTGTAAACAGATTGTCGATCGCGCCATCGGCTACAACATGCCTGCCGTTCGCGTCGATGGGAAAGATGTGTTGGCTGTTTATCAAGCAGCGGAGGAAGCCATTCAAAGAGCACGCAACGGAGAAGGTCCAACGCTAATCGAATGTGTGACTTATCGAAATTACGGCCACTTTGAAGGAGATGCCCAAAAATACAAGACAGAAGAAGAGAAGAGAGAACACCTTCAAGAGCGGGATGCCATCGTTCTATTCAGAAAACATTTACTTAGTCAACAACTATTGTCAGAAAAAGAATTAGTGGAAATGGAAGAATCCGTAGAACAGGCGATAGAAAAGGCGGTTGAATTTGCTGAAAAAAGCCCGTACCCGGAGGCATCAGAGCTGTTAAAAGACGTGTATGTATCTTATTAA
- a CDS encoding DUF2935 domain-containing protein → MADFEKAAKFEHGFWLQVLGDHARFIHDSLGPQEQREIDLARYFIQTFDYLLARVQVDDLGALSNKVEEEGNKLREFKLRLIERHLVGKIQIGLSPSFVNHMVNELEEYLRILDYLKKGAVPPIFHELHHHLIWILDAAGHAGAISDNMDRIEKKIKEKSDDFTKDFEAFYLKAVEMTGFLRTNLSSFPALERLHHDVSLEMKLFMNFLNEIEELGLSKQALGTFAPLMADHMMREECYYLIRIARSPLPL, encoded by the coding sequence ATGGCGGATTTTGAAAAAGCGGCGAAATTTGAACATGGATTTTGGCTTCAGGTATTGGGAGATCATGCTCGATTTATACACGATTCACTCGGTCCTCAAGAACAACGGGAAATCGATTTGGCCCGTTATTTTATTCAAACGTTTGATTACCTTCTCGCAAGGGTTCAAGTCGATGACTTAGGGGCATTAAGCAACAAGGTGGAAGAAGAGGGCAATAAACTAAGAGAGTTTAAGCTCCGTTTAATCGAACGGCATTTGGTCGGAAAGATTCAAATAGGATTAAGTCCATCCTTTGTGAACCATATGGTCAATGAATTAGAGGAATATTTACGGATTTTAGACTATTTAAAAAAAGGAGCAGTTCCTCCTATCTTTCATGAACTTCACCACCACTTAATCTGGATTTTAGATGCGGCCGGTCATGCCGGAGCCATTTCAGATAACATGGATAGAATCGAAAAGAAAATCAAAGAGAAAAGCGATGATTTTACAAAAGACTTCGAAGCATTTTATTTAAAAGCGGTAGAAATGACAGGATTTCTGAGAACCAATCTTTCCTCTTTCCCCGCATTAGAGAGGCTTCATCATGATGTTTCCCTTGAAATGAAGCTCTTTATGAACTTTCTGAATGAAATAGAAGAGCTGGGATTAAGTAAGCAAGCTTTGGGTACTTTTGCCCCTCTAATGGCGGATCATATGATGAGAGAAGAGTGCTATTATTTAATAAGAATAGCGAGAAGTCCTCTTCCTCTTTAG
- a CDS encoding YhgE/Pip family protein: protein MKGIKLIYKDLKLMWAHKHGRIALVFLLIVPLIYAGFFIAGYWDPYGRLDKLPVAVVNLDQGSMMDHKPIHAGKDFVKELKKNKDLNFHFVSKKVAEQGLKDGNYYMVITIPKDFSEKVSTLMDEHPQPAKLIYQLNPGKSYVASQISSTATEEMKTKIADSITKSYADGVFSKFQQLAKGLRKASDGAEKLNEGILKEKNGMVQLSEGIHRLENGTAQLQQGTGKLSNGQQELNKGLDRIQNGSLSLYNGMSQLSKGHETLESGMNQLTEGTKDWASGNEKLVQGQSRVNDAANALKKQLEQYIKTHPEAQKDAQFLQIVAMSDGIAKATQQLKSGQSKLAQGSEKLAAGQAKIEEGMKQFGDKMNEAAIGAKQLSAGTVQFANGFHQWQQGFSSLQTGVNQLANGENQLDHGANQLTNGLVQLSDGSKELSTKLNEAAKKTSNIHDNDDIASMFAEPVQLEKSNLSHVQNYGTGIAPFFMFFVIIVG, encoded by the coding sequence ATGAAAGGAATCAAATTAATTTACAAAGACTTAAAATTGATGTGGGCTCATAAACATGGGCGGATTGCATTAGTATTTCTTTTGATTGTTCCTTTAATCTATGCCGGATTCTTTATAGCAGGATACTGGGATCCATACGGACGATTGGACAAACTGCCCGTTGCGGTTGTGAACTTAGATCAAGGTTCGATGATGGATCACAAACCGATTCATGCGGGGAAAGACTTTGTCAAAGAATTGAAGAAAAACAAAGATTTGAATTTCCACTTTGTCTCGAAAAAGGTGGCTGAACAAGGCTTAAAAGATGGCAATTACTATATGGTCATCACCATTCCCAAAGATTTTTCCGAAAAAGTCAGCACGTTGATGGATGAACATCCCCAACCCGCCAAACTAATTTATCAATTGAATCCAGGCAAAAGCTATGTCGCCTCACAAATCAGCTCGACCGCAACGGAAGAAATGAAAACAAAAATAGCCGACAGCATTACAAAATCTTATGCGGATGGCGTATTTTCAAAGTTTCAGCAATTAGCAAAGGGGCTCAGGAAAGCTAGTGACGGTGCGGAGAAATTAAATGAAGGGATTTTGAAAGAAAAAAACGGAATGGTTCAACTGTCTGAAGGGATCCATCGTCTGGAAAATGGGACGGCTCAACTTCAACAAGGAACCGGAAAACTGTCAAACGGTCAGCAAGAGTTAAACAAAGGGTTGGATAGAATTCAAAACGGATCGTTATCGCTATACAATGGCATGTCCCAGCTATCGAAAGGACATGAAACATTGGAATCCGGAATGAATCAATTAACAGAAGGAACAAAGGATTGGGCAAGCGGGAATGAGAAATTAGTTCAAGGACAATCCCGTGTGAACGATGCGGCGAACGCACTGAAGAAACAATTGGAACAGTATATCAAAACGCATCCAGAGGCGCAAAAAGATGCTCAATTTCTTCAAATCGTCGCCATGTCTGATGGAATAGCAAAAGCAACGCAACAATTGAAAAGCGGCCAATCAAAACTGGCCCAAGGTTCAGAGAAATTAGCGGCAGGACAAGCGAAAATCGAAGAAGGCATGAAACAATTTGGCGACAAGATGAATGAAGCCGCCATCGGAGCGAAACAATTATCCGCCGGAACGGTCCAATTTGCCAATGGTTTTCATCAATGGCAGCAAGGATTTTCTTCCTTGCAAACTGGAGTAAATCAATTGGCAAACGGTGAAAACCAACTAGATCATGGTGCCAATCAATTAACGAATGGACTTGTCCAATTGTCAGACGGCTCAAAAGAGTTATCGACAAAATTAAATGAAGCCGCCAAGAAAACGTCCAATATTCATGACAACGATGACATCGCCTCCATGTTTGCCGAACCGGTTCAATTGGAGAAATCTAATCTTTCACATGTTCAAAACTACGGTACGGGAATTGCTCCTTTTTTTATGTTTTTTGTTATTATAGTAGGATAG